From Campylobacter upsaliensis, the proteins below share one genomic window:
- the yedF gene encoding sulfurtransferase-like selenium metabolism protein YedF translates to MKIDCRNLDCPAPVVETKNALEKLENGEKLEILLNSHIAKNNVIKFLNSLNLTHTCEERGEEFCITVQKSACELNFNEEINNTILFLKSTKVGDGELGENLLLGFLSTLKNLENRPNKIICVNDSVLINTDKTHKAHEAMLELEKLGVEIISCGACLEFFDKTKELKIGSIGNAYAILNELFGKAKIITL, encoded by the coding sequence TTGAAAATCGATTGTCGTAATTTAGACTGCCCAGCACCTGTGGTAGAGACAAAAAACGCCTTAGAAAAACTTGAAAATGGCGAAAAATTAGAAATTCTTTTAAATTCTCACATCGCAAAAAATAATGTGATAAAATTTTTAAACTCCTTAAATTTAACTCACACTTGCGAGGAAAGGGGCGAGGAATTTTGCATCACAGTGCAAAAAAGTGCTTGTGAGCTAAATTTCAATGAAGAAATCAACAATACAATTTTATTTTTAAAAAGCACTAAAGTAGGCGATGGGGAGCTTGGGGAGAATTTATTGCTTGGCTTTTTATCGACCTTAAAAAACTTAGAAAATCGTCCTAATAAAATCATTTGCGTCAATGATAGCGTTTTAATCAACACGGACAAAACGCACAAAGCCCACGAAGCTATGCTTGAGCTTGAAAAATTAGGCGTGGAAATTATAAGCTGTGGGGCGTGTTTGGAATTTTTTGATAAAACTAAAGAACTTAAAATAGGTAGCATAGGCAATGCTTATGCGATTTTAAATGAGCTTTTTGGAAAAGCTAAAATCATCACTTTATAA
- the selD gene encoding selenide, water dikinase SelD — MDYKDQKLTHFVKAAGUAAKLDPCGLKTILNFMQTSPALLSGIGNNEDASVYQISEDLALVQTLDFITPVIDSAYHFGAIAAANALSDIFAMGAEVINALNIVGFDNKNHNLELLGEILAGANDKVQEASGIVVGGHTIESAEMFFGLSVTGKVHPKQFIANNTAQIGDVIILTKPLGVGILSTALKGGLLENSHLNSMLESMLTLNLKASRLAVKFKASAMSDVTGFGLLGHLKEMLNPQISIRIFENSLPLLRGARGYFEMGLIPAGAYQNYEFIKKSYPHLQENALLFCSPETSGGLLIAVSKKNGDTLLKTLQDEGINAAIIALCESKGQKELELI; from the coding sequence ATGGACTATAAAGATCAAAAATTAACGCATTTTGTCAAAGCGGCAGGCTGAGCAGCGAAGCTAGACCCGTGCGGTCTTAAAACAATACTAAACTTTATGCAAACAAGCCCCGCCTTACTCAGCGGTATCGGCAATAACGAAGATGCAAGCGTGTATCAAATAAGCGAAGATTTAGCCCTCGTGCAAACGCTTGATTTCATCACGCCTGTGATTGATAGTGCATATCACTTTGGTGCGATTGCGGCGGCAAATGCTTTAAGCGACATTTTTGCTATGGGAGCAGAAGTGATAAACGCCCTAAATATCGTAGGCTTTGATAATAAAAATCACAACTTAGAGCTTTTAGGCGAAATTTTAGCAGGAGCAAATGATAAGGTGCAAGAAGCCAGCGGCATAGTCGTTGGAGGACATACCATAGAAAGTGCGGAAATGTTTTTTGGACTAAGTGTAACAGGCAAGGTGCATCCTAAACAATTCATCGCTAATAACACGGCTCAAATAGGTGATGTTATCATTTTAACCAAGCCTTTAGGTGTGGGGATTTTAAGCACGGCTTTAAAAGGGGGACTTTTGGAAAATTCGCATTTAAATTCTATGCTTGAAAGTATGCTTACTCTTAATCTAAAAGCGAGTCGCTTGGCTGTGAAATTTAAAGCTAGTGCGATGAGTGATGTAACGGGCTTTGGACTTTTAGGACATTTAAAAGAAATGCTTAATCCGCAAATTTCCATACGCATTTTTGAAAATTCTTTGCCTTTATTACGAGGTGCAAGGGGGTATTTTGAGATGGGCTTGATTCCGGCTGGAGCTTACCAAAACTATGAATTTATAAAAAAAAGCTATCCGCATTTGCAAGAAAATGCTCTTTTATTTTGCAGTCCCGAAACTTCTGGCGGACTTTTAATCGCTGTGAGCAAAAAAAATGGCGACACTCTACTTAAAACCCTACAAGATGAGGGTATAAACGCTGCTATTATCGCCCTTTGCGAAAGTAAAGGACAAAAAGAGCTTGAGCTTATTTAA
- a CDS encoding C39 family peptidase, whose translation MEKVLKKFIIIFFIPLALWAEFAVKSYQELKNERVVRQNYEESCGAASLATLLNLIDDKKLSELDLLQVMSEKELYTDMVSFADLNEAVKKLGYESKAYKIDKEILKKLVNVPMLVKIEDDPRFPHFVVIINYRGDYLQVLDPSHGEYISSKREFYSVWDRYDKGGYALIIAPKKTLKTFKLPLPNKINYEFDFNFFK comes from the coding sequence ATGGAAAAAGTTTTAAAGAAATTTATCATTATATTTTTTATACCCTTAGCGTTGTGGGCGGAATTTGCAGTCAAGTCTTACCAAGAGCTTAAAAACGAAAGAGTAGTAAGGCAAAATTATGAAGAATCTTGCGGAGCGGCTTCTTTAGCTACCTTGCTTAATCTCATCGATGATAAGAAATTAAGCGAATTAGATCTTTTGCAAGTGATGAGCGAAAAAGAGCTTTATACGGATATGGTAAGCTTTGCGGATCTAAATGAAGCGGTTAAAAAGCTAGGCTATGAAAGTAAGGCTTATAAGATCGATAAAGAAATTTTAAAAAAACTTGTCAATGTCCCTATGCTTGTGAAGATTGAAGACGATCCTCGCTTTCCGCATTTTGTGGTGATTATCAATTATAGGGGCGATTATTTGCAAGTGCTTGATCCAAGTCATGGGGAATATATAAGTTCCAAAAGAGAATTTTATAGCGTTTGGGATAGGTATGATAAGGGCGGATATGCTTTGATAATAGCCCCTAAAAAGACTCTAAAAACTTTTAAGCTTCCTTTGCCAAATAAAATAAATTACGAATTTGACTTCAATTTTTTTAAATGA